A segment of the Thermoleophilaceae bacterium genome:
TCGTACCCCGCCTGGAGGGCGTCCAGCCGGAAGATTTCGTAGTCGGTTCCACCCGCGCTGAGCGTCGCGCGGGCGTCAAAAGAGTTCGGATTAGGCATGACCTGAACCCTACTCTTGCCCGGTGGGACCTCTTCACGACGTCATCTGCGTGATTCACGTGCACTCCACGCACTCCGATGGGACCGGGACGGTGGCCGAGATCGCCGGCGCCGCCGCGCGCAACGGGGTGGACGTCGTCCTGCTGACAGACCACGACACGCTCGCGGCTCGGCGCGCCGGCGAGGAGGGCTGGCACGGCGACGTGCTGGTGCTCGTGGGCG
Coding sequences within it:
- a CDS encoding PHP domain-containing protein, which encodes MGPLHDVICVIHVHSTHSDGTGTVAEIAGAAARNGVDVVLLTDHDTLAARRAGEEGWHGDVLVLVG